GTTGACGGCCTGCAGACCCGTGTCCTGGGCTCGGTTCCGATCCTGGAGTCGTCGGGGCGCATTATCCTGCCAGTGTTCAACTTCGGCCCTGCGATGTGCGAGTGCGCATCCACCCCGCCCGGCATGACGAGAAGACCGCTGGCATCTATAACCTCCCCCCTGGCATCCTCAGCTATCCGGCCGCTCTCTATGCATATGTCCATCTCCTCGCCGAAGATCCCGTTGGCAGGATCGTAGACAATGCCACCCTTAATTATCATCTCTGAGCCTCCTCACATTATCGAGAATTGCCTGGAGTATTTCAACATCGCTTGGATGCTCGGTATCCACGAGCTTTCTCAGGCGGAGCGAAAGGCCATCCATTCTGTATGCAGTTCCCTCAGCCTCGATGCCTGCGATCGCGCTGGGTATCACGACATCCGCGAAGAGGGTCGTCGGATTCTCGAAGGGATCTATCTGTATCACCGGCATCTCCGCGAGAGCCTCGACGCAGCCCCTGGGCAGGTTCGATGCCGGATCTGATGCTATTATCAGGGCAGCATCGACGTCGCGCCTGCTCAGGAGATCGCAGCACGACGTCTCCCCGGGATTGTAGTACGGCGCACCTCGCGCGTAATCAACTGCCATCGGATAACCTGATGACCACGCCAGGACCTGGCCCACGCCCGTGACGTTGTAGTGCCCTCTCATCGCCATTATCACGAACTTCGTGTGGCTGTTCAGCTCTGACACAAGTGAGAGAGCGTTATCGACGTTCTTGTACCTGCCCCTGCTGTGCGTCAATCCAAGACCGAAGAAGATCGCGCCGAACTTCGCGCTCTTCATCATCTCCGCGATCTCGATGAGCTCTTTTCTGGAAACGCCCGCTATGTTTTCAGGCAGAGACTCCGCCTTCCCTCCTATTATCATCCGCAGCGCAGATATGATCTCATAATCTGTACCTGGCTGGATTCTCAGAAATCTGTCGGCATTCCTGGCGGTTCTCGTCTCCCTGACGTCGATGACCAGCACCTTTCTGCCCTTTCTGCCGTCAGGGGTGAACCTGCCGCACGCGTTTGATGAGTACCTGAGCGTGTGTCTCGGATGCGCCTCTGATGGATTGCACCCCCAGAACACTATGAGATCTGCGCGGTTCTTTATCTGACCGAGTGTGGAGCCGACGAGCCCCTTCTCCTCTATTCCTATGATCGACGGGCCGTGGCATACAGTCGCAGTGGTATCGACCACGCCGCCGATCTCCTCCGCCAGGAGGATTCCCTTCTTCAGCGCCTCACATGTTGTGGAAGCCCACCCGTAGAGGAGCGGGTGCTTCGCGCTGACAAGGATCTCGGCCGCCTTTCTGTAAGCATCCTCGTAGCTCGTCTCCTTCAGGGTTCCGTTCACGCGTATCATGGGTGATTTTATCCTGTTGTGACCCATGATCTTCGATGAGCCCAGCCTGCACGCTCCCCTGACCTTCTCGATCCTGCCTTCTTTCACCTCTACCCTGATATCGTCGCAGAGGCATCCACAGAAGGTGCAGAGCACATCTTCTATCTCCAATATCATCGACCTCTTGAGATCAGTTCGCGGATATCCAGAACCTTCTCATCTGTGGGTGTGACCTCCACCTCCACACCCTTGAATCCGGGCATCCCGCAGCCCTTCGTATCTGTGCCTATCAGCATGTTCGCCCACGGCCCCATGGGTATGAAGACCATGCCCTGTGGCAGTCCCCTGTCCACACCAGCCCTCAGCACCGCACTTCCATGTGGGCTGGTCAGAAGCAGATTCTTCCCATCGGAGAGGCCCAGCGCCCTGTAGTCCTCCTCGGATAGGTAGCAGCATGAGACCTCGTTGATGTACAGTGGAGACATCTTATCCTCGCATCCAGCACCCTGCGCGAGGGTCCTTCCGGAGATCATGACAGCCTTCAAACCGGATCACCCGCATTGTTAACCGGTACGCAATACTCATCTAAAAAGTGAGCGGTTTGGATCAAAT
Above is a genomic segment from Methanothrix sp. containing:
- a CDS encoding formylmethanofuran dehydrogenase subunit B, which gives rise to MEIEDVLCTFCGCLCDDIRVEVKEGRIEKVRGACRLGSSKIMGHNRIKSPMIRVNGTLKETSYEDAYRKAAEILVSAKHPLLYGWASTTCEALKKGILLAEEIGGVVDTTATVCHGPSIIGIEEKGLVGSTLGQIKNRADLIVFWGCNPSEAHPRHTLRYSSNACGRFTPDGRKGRKVLVIDVRETRTARNADRFLRIQPGTDYEIISALRMIIGGKAESLPENIAGVSRKELIEIAEMMKSAKFGAIFFGLGLTHSRGRYKNVDNALSLVSELNSHTKFVIMAMRGHYNVTGVGQVLAWSSGYPMAVDYARGAPYYNPGETSCCDLLSRRDVDAALIIASDPASNLPRGCVEALAEMPVIQIDPFENPTTLFADVVIPSAIAGIEAEGTAYRMDGLSLRLRKLVDTEHPSDVEILQAILDNVRRLRDDN
- a CDS encoding molybdopterin dinucleotide binding domain-containing protein, coding for MKAVMISGRTLAQGAGCEDKMSPLYINEVSCCYLSEEDYRALGLSDGKNLLLTSPHGSAVLRAGVDRGLPQGMVFIPMGPWANMLIGTDTKGCGMPGFKGVEVEVTPTDEKVLDIRELISRGR